GAACCGCATGTCCTCCCGGTTGTGCAGTTCGGACAGGCTCACCGAGTGGAACAGCCAGACCTGGTCCTTGGCGCGGGAGACCGCCACGTTGTAGCGCTGCACGTGCTGCAGGGTGGTCAGCGAGCTCATCCGCTTGTCCGCGCGCCGCGCCTCCACCATGGACAGGAACACCACGTCGCGTTCGGCGCCCTGGAAGTCGGGGGGTGTTCCGCAGCGCAGCCTGCGGCTTTCCATCTCCTGCGGTGAGATCCGCTCCAGCAGTTCGCGCTCGATCAGCCGGGCCTGCTGGTCGTCGCCCATCAGCGAGATGACCCCGAAGGTCTTGCCCGCGTACCGGGGGTCGTCGAGGCAGCGCACGATCTCCTCGACGACGGCTTCGGCTTCGGGCCGGTTGCTTTTGCCCGTGCGGTAGCCCTCGGTGACGTGGCGGGCCCGGAACGGTTCAAGCCTGTCGGCGGCGTACTGGCGCACCGGGCTCAGCGGGATGTTGTCCGGCCGGTAGGCGATGCGGTTGGAGAACTCGATGATCTCGGGCACGCACCGCCGGTGCTCGGTCAGCGTGATCTGCCCGCCGTAGCGCATCTTGGCGTCGTCGAACAGGCTGTGCTGCGGGTCCTCCCAGGAGGCCCGGTAGGGGTCGTCGGCGATGTACTGGCCGGCGAGTTTGTGCAGCTCCTCCTGGTTCAGGCCCACGCCCATCGGCGAGACCTGCTTGTCGTCGCCGATGACGACCATCCGCGGTGCCAGGTACTGCAGGAAGATCGACTCCAGCCCGGCCTGGGAGGCCTCGTCGACCACGACCACGTCGAACATGTTCGGCTGGATCCGGAACTGCTCGGCGATCCGGTAGATCGGCATGATCCACACCGGCACGGAGGGGCGGCAGCGCATCATGGCGTCGCGGATGTCGGCACGTCGCCGTTCCGCGTGCGTGCCGGTTCCCTTGCCCAGGCGGCGGACGAGGTTGGAGTACTGGCGCAGGTCGGCCCGCGCGCTGCCGCCGAGGCGTTCGGGATCCACCGCGTGGCTCCACGCCCGGGCGGCGCACAGCCGTTCGGTCTGCTCCCGGATGACGTTCTCGAGGCTGTTGATCCGGGCTTGCAGCTCGTTCTCGTCGATGGTGTGCTGCTCCAGCACCCAGGAGCGCACGGCCAGCCACGACCAGGCCCGTTCGAAATCGGCCAGCCGCTCGGACCAGCGCTCGTCCTCGGGGTGGGCCTCGATCGCCGCGCGCAGCTGCGGTGCGGCCTCCTCCAGGCGCTGTTCCAGCTGCTCGCGCCGCCGGGCCCGCCGCCTGGTTTCCAGCAGCTGCAGCAGCCTGCGGTGGTGGGCGGCGTAGTTCTCGTGGTCGCGTGCCCGCACGGCCTCGAGCAGTCCGTGCACGCACTCACCGGTGTCGGTCCAGCGGGTGGTTTCCTCCAGGTGTTTGTCGAGTTCGTCCAGGGGCGCGCTCGCGGTGGCCCTGTCTTCCACGGCAGTGGCGGCCTCGTCGAGAGCGGCGTAGCGGCGCACCGCGGCGAGGTCGGTCCAGTCGGGTTTCGGCAGCCCGGCCCGGGCCAGGCGTTGTTGTTCGGTGTCCAGTTCGCCGCCGAGGTCGAGCACGCGGCCCAGTTGGTTGCGTTCGGTGCTGTGCCAGTCGAGCCGTTCGCGCAGGGTGTCCTCGGCGGGGATCGTCACGTCCTCGGGCCAGGCCTGGTCCAGCGCGGTCAGGGTTCGGTCGGCTTCCACCCAGTGCAGGAACGTCTGCAGCTGATCGATCGTGGTGGGTGGGGTGCCGTTGACCCGCACCTGGTCGAACAGCGGTGCTGCCTGCTTGATCCACTTGGCGGTGAACAGGCCGAGCTTGGGGGTTCCGTCGGTGCGGGTTTTGATCCTGGCGCCTTTGTGCAGCTGTTCGAGTGCCCCGTTGGCCAGGTTGACCAGTGTGGAGGCGTCCTCGCCGGTCACCCGCACCTCGGTGAGCTGGTCGAGCTGGTTCAGCGCGGTGCTGCACCGGCTGAGCAGCTCGTCGATTTTGTCCGCGCGGGAGCGCCAGAGGTCGCCGCGCCCGGAGAGCACGTCGTCGAGTGCCGCGCTCATCCACGTTTCTCGCCGGTGGGCGAGTTCGTCGATGGTGTCGGCCAGCTCGTGCAGCCTGCTGCGCAGCGCCTCGCGCGTGGCGTGGTCCAGCGCGCTGATCGCGGCGAAGGCGGCGTGCTCCTTGAGCTGTTCGTACTGGCGTTCGTGTTCGCGGGCCTGTGCTTCCGCCTCGACCAGGTCGGCGAACTTGTCGGGGGCGGTGAGTTCGGCCGGCTCGAGCAGCCGTTGTCGTGCCCACGATTCCTCGGCGGAGGTCGTGTGGTCGAACAGCGCCCGGTACCACTCGTCGATCTCGGTGTTGTCCAGCGGTGGGGTGCTGTCGGAGGAGGCGGTGACGAACTCGGCCAGCCACTCGTAGTGCTCGGCCGCGGCGGTGTGCTGCTGGGCGATCTCGGTGAGCGTGCCGTGGTAGCCGGCCACGGTGTGCTCTTCGTGCTCGTGCCGGTGTGCCGTGATCAGCTTGTGGTGCAGCCGGGCGCGTTCGCGGCGGGCCTCGTCGATCTTGTTCGAGCAGTCGGCTGCGATCTCGGCGGTGTGCTCGCTGTCGTGTTCGTGGGCCTTGTCGGCGATGTTGTCCACGGCCACCCGCAGGTCGGACATCTCCTGGCGGGAGGTGCCGACCACCGCCACCGAGAGGGGTTTGATCTCGTCGGGGAGTTTGTCGCGGACCTCGTGCAGTGCGCGGTCGGTGTGCGCGGTGACCAGCACGCGTTTGCCCTGGGCGAGCAGGTGGGCCAGCAGCGCGGCGGTGGTGTGGGTCTTGCCGGTGCCGGGTGGGCCCTGGACCAGGGTTTGCGGTTTGGTGTCGACGTGTTGGACGACTCGGAGTTGTTTCTCGTTGACCGGCAGCGGCAGGAAGGTTTCGTCGTCGACGGTTTCCCGCTGCGTGCTGGTGTTGGTGCTGGTGCTCGGTTCGGCTGCGGGTTGCTGGTCGGGGTCGACTAGCGGGCGCACGCCTGCGGGGACGGTGCCGCTCTCGGCGAGCTGTTCGGTGATCGAGTCGAAGATGTGCACGATGCCGCGTTGCGAGCGTTTCCGCAGGATGATCGCCGGGGCGAAGGTCGCCACGGGGTAGGGCTTCGCCGGGGAGGGGGTGTCCTCGTCGTGGTACTGCCCGTCGGCGTCGAGGGTGTGCACGAAGCGCCGGATCACGTCGGCGGGTTCGGTGCGGTCGAGCGGGTGGGCGGTGAGTTGGGCGGCTTCGCTGCTCAGCTCGTTGAGTTTGCTCGCGTCGGTGATCAGTTCCGGGGATAGCATATCCCGTTCGAGACTGAAGTTGTCCACACTTTCATTCGAACGTGTGAGGGTGATTGTTCCGGAACTGTCGTCGAGGCGGATTTCGGCGGCTGTGGTCAGCAGGTGCCGTTTGACCTTTAATTCGCTGTTCGGTTGCCAGCTCAGGCAGCCGAGGCCGAGCACCAGTTCCAGGGATTCGGGATTGTTGCCGAGTTCGGTGTAGGTGTTGAACAGCTCGTTGTACAGCTCGCGCACGGGCCGTTCGGACAGTTCCCGCTCGGCCCAGGAGCGCCACTGCGCGATCCACTCGTCGTAGGCCCGGCTGATCTGCGGGTGGTCGTCGAGGTGGAGGTGGGCCGGTTCGTCCTGCTCGGGGTCGCGTTCCTGCCGCGGGCGGTTGCCGTTGGGGATGCTGTTGTGCAGCTGCGGGGTCCGCTCGGGGGTGTCTCCGGGGGTGTCGAGCCACTCGGCCAGCTCGGGGGAGGGTTCCGGCGGGGGCCGGTGGGGCAGCCGGGCCACGCTGAGCACCTGGTCGGTGTCGTCCGGGGTGTCGTCGCGGCCGGTCAGCGCGATCGCGGTGTGGTGCGGGATCTCGGAGAGCCAGCGCACGGAGTCGTACTTCTCGACGGTGTGCACGGGTTTGGTGCGCAACCGTTGGGATTCGCCGAGAAAGCGGAACAGCCGGCGTGCCCGGTCCACCAGCGGGTCGATCTCGGCAGCGTGGTGTTCGTGGTGCCCCTCGGCGTCGGGGCGGTCGTCGGAGATCGGCTCCTCCGGTTCGCTGCCGGTGATCAAGGTTGCCTCCTCGTGGTGGGAGTGTGCGGGACGAAAAGTGCTCGCGGGTGTTTTCCGGATGGTTCGTGGGCGGGTGTGCCACGTCGCCGATCCCCGAGTCGGCGGCGTTTTCGGGCGGGTTTTCGAAGGTGTGGCCGCTGCCGGGACACCGCGGGTGTAGTTCTAACACTTCCCGTTGCGGGGCATCGCGGGCAGTCGCGTTTTTCGCGTTCGGTTTTTCGTGCCCGACGGGGCGGTTCGCGGTGGTGTGGCGCGCTGCGCGGGCTGCGGGCTCGGCGCGGCCGTTATGGAGTTGTCGCCGGTGGGTGTTCGAATGGTTGCCGCTGTCCGGGGTGAGCCCGGTTTTCGTGGTGAGCTCGGTGTCCGGACGGCGGGGCCGCCCGCTCAAGAGTCAGGACGACATCTTCGTGCTCGACCTGGCCAACGACGCCGAGGACATCCAGCCGGAATGATTTTGGTGGAGGTGTTGCGGGTGTCCTCGCTTGGGGAGTGATATGCCGAGCGAAGCCACCGCCCACCTCGCCGCGATCAACGAATGTCCCTGCTCCACTTCGCCACACGCTCTAGGCGACGCCGTCCGGCAACGGTTGCAGGATGGCACCGGTGAAATCGCCGCGTACCCAGGTCACCGAGGCTGGACGTTGGCCTCCGGTGCTCCAGAACTCCCGGAGCGCCGTGCGGGCCTGTTCGAGGGGGAGCGCGCTGCGTGGGTCATGGTCGTGCGGGTAGCCAGGATCGATGACCAGGCGGGGCGGGGTGCTCAACGGAGCGTCCGTGCTGAAGGAGACGAACGTTTCCATCGTGGCTTCCCCCAGGAAACCTCCCCAGGTTAGCGCAGCGTAGCCGGCGGAGGGGTTGCTGGCGAGCTGGAGGAAGTTGTCCGGCGCCCACTCGAGGACCTCGTCGGTCCAGGGCTGGGTGGCGCAGTAGAACTGGGCCACTTCACCGGCTGGAAGCGGAGCATCCGCCGATCCGGGCAGGGAACGGTTGATGGCCTCATCGATCACACGGTTGATGTCGTCCCAGTGCTCGACGTGGTGGAACCGGTCATGAACGAGTGCGCTGATGATCATTCGGTAGGTCCCGACCGCTACGTGGCAACGGTCATGCGCTCGGTGATACGCCCGTAGTAGTCCCCGGCTACCCACGTCACCGAGGCTGGACGTTGGCCTCCGGTGCTCCAGAATTCCCGGAGCGCCGTGCGGGCCTGCTCGACGGGGATGGCTGTGAACCGATCGTGGTAACGTCCCGTGTCGATGTCGCTGGCCAGGCGGGGGTCCTCCAGCGGCGGTTTCGAGTTGAACGATACCCACATCCGGTCCGGGTCGAGATCGGAGGCGGTGAACAGCAGCGCTGCGTACCCGGCGGTCGGGTTGACACAGACTCGTACGTGGTACTCGGGAAGGTCCATCGTTTCGAGCGTCACCGTCTGCTCACCAACGAAGACCTCGCTCGGCTGAAGCGGACTGCCCTGCGTGAGAACAGCGTTGATGACCTGATCGACCTGGTCAGCGTCGTAACCGTGCAGCCACTCGTGTTGGTGACTCGCGCTGATGATCATGATGGGTGAGTGACGGAGGGGTCAGCCTGTTCACGCCATGTCACTAGCTGCGGAAGTTCGCCCGTCTCCAGGAATTCGGTGACGAGGCGTGTCAGCGTGGGAAACGAGAGGCCGTTTCCGGCACGCATCGTCTCCGAACGGCTGGTGTGGTACTCCGGCGAGGCCGGATCTCCCACTGCCTGGCACCAATGCCCCGGGCCGGTGTACTCGGCGTAGCCGTAGCCACCAGCAACTGCGATCCTGAGTGAGTGGTCAGGGGGCGTCCGGCCCGTCAGTGGATGCTGCTTCGTCGGGCGGGACTCGTGGGTCAGTATCGCTTCGTTCGCATTCGGGTCCAGCAGTCTCGCCAGGAACGTCTCCACATCGCTGCCTGTCGCCAGAGTTGACTCGTGAAGGTTCTTGGTCACCGTGCTGTCCGGTTCGAATTCGAAGTGCTTGGCACGAATGGTCACGACGGCTCCCTTTCCACGTAGCGAGCGCGTTCGCTGTCGTGTTCGACGGCAGTCAGGCTCGCTCCAGCCTTCAGGATAGACGGTAAAAGCTGGTCGCAGGTTGCTCGCTCGTCGTCGAGCGGCGTCATTGCTCGTCGCTGAGGTTGCGCTCTCGCCCGCACACCTCTCGGTCGAGTACGAAGACTTCGTCGCCAGGGGGATTGTCCAACATCTCTACGGCGACCTTGACTTCAGCGTGCCGGGCGAGCGCCCACACACCGGGGTCGTCGGGAAACCTCGCTTGGAGCAAGCGTTCGGCACGTTTGTAGGAGTTGGCGGGGTCATCATCCCTATGGGGGGTGAAGCACGAGATCAAGAAGGTCGTCGCTGGGTGCCTCGGCGTTTCTGTCGCCGCACTCGGTTCTTGGGGAGCTATGGTCGAACAATTCGTCACATGGCAGAAGGCTACGAAGTTTCTGGTGCCTCGGTTCGGCGTTATTGGTGCAATGAGTTGTGTCGGTGGTATCGTCCGGAAATGTGTCTGATACGCAACACCGGAGTGTGGCTACGAAGTTCGAGGAGTTCTTCGGCGGGCCACGCCTGGCCACCACGGGGATCGCTGTCGTTGTGGCCCTGGCCGCGGTGATCGCGCTGGGCTGGGCCGGGGTGTCGGCGTTCGTGTGTGCCGCTGTATTCACCGGCGTGGAGGCAATCCTCGTGACAGGGTGGGTCGCGATCCGCTCGGGTGGGAGCGATGCACTGCGTGTTGGCTTGGCGGGGCTGGGTGGGCTGATCGTCCTGTTTGCGTTCGGCGCTACCGGCATATTCACCTTCGCTGAACAGAACGTCTGGTCCGGGCTCAGCGGAGTTATCGGTATAGTGACCGCGACCTTGCTCCTGCGGGTGTCTCTGCCCAGTCAGAACCACGGCATTCAGTCCCAACAACGCTAGTTGGCCTTGTGCTCCCAAGACCGACCTGAGGCGGGTGCAGCCAAGATACGACCGAAAGGGACGGTGGGATCGGACAGCGCTCGCGCTGCACCCATTCCAGTCGGCATTGGTGCACGTCAACACCCTGCTGCAACACGTCCTCGACAGTCCCGGCTGGGACGAACTGCTCGATTTGTACCGGCGGCCCCGTGCTGCTGTCTCAGCATCCCTGTTCTTAGCTCGATATCGGCTGAGTGCTGGAGAAATTACCACCTTTATTGATCGACGCGCTGTGCGGGTTGATCGCACACGATCAGCGGATGGTGCTCTCGCCACTTCCAGAGGCAGGCTGGGGATCTCTGCTGCACTGGCAGAGCTGTCTGGGGGTGGGGGCGCCTGTGTTGCGCCACCTTACGGGCAGTCCCATCTATCTGGGGAGCTTTGATCATGCACCAAAAGCAGCGCATGCTTCTGGAAAGAACGATCGGTGCGTCATCAGCACGTCGGCGATGGTCCACGGCACTGGTCTCGGCGGTTGCACTGGTCAGTGTGTTCACGCCACCAGCGATGGCCGCGGCGCCCTCAGCCACCGAGGAAGCATCAGGAATGGCACCCGCACCGGTGTCTGATGCGGCGACAGGCAGCAGCGACGAGCCTGGGCCCGTGCCTCCGAAGATCCTCGGCCTTGAGCCCGGCCAGTCACCCGATCCTGACGCCGTCCCCGACATCGCACCATCCAGCACCCTCACCAGTGGCATGTTGAACTCCTGGCAGGAAGCAGAAACCCCCACGAGAGCCGAAAGGGACGGCGCCAAGGTACCCGGATGCGCCCCCTACACCGGAGCCGATTACCCGCATCGCTCATCGACCGGGGTTGCTGTGTCGGCTCACGGCTGGTGGAAGAAGGGCACCTGCAGCAACGGCACGGCGACGGTGAAGGCGTGCCTGTACGAGTACTACACGGACGACACGTGGCGACGGAAAGCATGCAACACAGACGGCAACCTCAAACCCGGCGGTGGAAGTGCCAGGCGCGTCCCCGTACGTAAGAATTGCCCCAGCACGGCGATGACCACGTGGCGCGTTCATGTCGATGTCGACGTGAACTGGGAAATCGACGACGGAGGGATACGGTACATGACGCGCAATGTGGCGTGCCGAAAATTCTGAGAGGGGAGCCGATTGACAGGCAATCGTGAGGAAGCTCGTCCTGGAGTGGCTCCTGATTCCTACGGGGGTGCAGCCACCATGTTCGCGGCGCTGTACGGCGAACTGGAGTCGCATCCGTGGAGGGAGCCGAACTCCGACCGGGACCCGTACGTCGTTTTCCACGACAGGTCGGTTGCCATGGGGTGGATTGACGAGGCCGCTGGAGGCTTGTGGGGCATGAACGATGCGGGATGTGATCACCCGCTTGCTGCTCCAGAGATACCACTGGCCGCGTGGTTTCAGGTAGAGATGGAACCGGTGGTCGGCGAACGACCGATGCCGGTGCAGCCGTTCTTGCGCTGCGCCGGTGACGCGGCTGCACGGCTCGGCGTCCTGAGCCTACAAGCAGTGCAGATCTTGCTGCCCGTCCATGGCCTCGACGTCTCCTCGCGTCCGGCCTATGCTCCGATTCCGTCGCTGCTCACCGCCGAATGGTTCGGCGACAGTGATCCGCAGTCCAGGACGCCGGTGCGGGTCACGCTGGACAGCGGTCAGGCTTCGTCGCTGTCCGCGGCGGCGCCGCATCTGCAGGAGCAGATCGGTCGGTTGGACCAAGACGTGTTCGTGTGCGAGTCGCTTTCCCCGGCCGAGCACGATCCACTGGCGATCCAGCCTCCGTTCGAGGACAGCTTCTGGAACGGGCCACCTCTTCACCGGGCGACCTTTCACGGGACACTCGCCGAATGGTCGCTGGATGCCCTCGGTTGGCTGGGCGGCTTCCTCACCGAGCTCAGCGCTCAGCACGGGGTCGCCACCCCGCTGCTGCTCACCGCGAGCCGATCGTAGGTGGCGAACTACTGAAGGCATCACGACAGCGAGGTCGGTGTCACCAGCGCCCGCGGCCCGCGGGCGCTGGTGCACTACTGCCCGCGGGGGTCTTCTGCTGCAGAAACACGCGCCGGTGGCTCGGATTGATGGCCAAGGCGGAGAAGGTACGCTGCCGAAGCCGCTGGTGATGGGCTTTTCTCTTGTTCTCGATTCCGAGGCGTTCGTAGCGGACCGAACAGGTCAACGATCTCTCGAAGGAATCCGCGCTCGCCTCGTATCGAGCATGAAGAGGTGCTGAGATTGTTTCCGATGCGAGTTCTCGACACTGGTTACCTGTGAGAACGCCTGGCCCTGCGGTGCGTCGACAAACGGTCGTTGGTCAGAGGTGTCTTCGAGACCGCACGTGAGGGCCAGGCGGGGTGTGGGGTTAGTCGGTGGGCCCGGAGAGGTGGGTGTCGATGAGTTGTTGTATTTCGGCGCTGACCGGGTGCTGCTCGGTGGTGACCACCCAGGCGGACTCGTCGTGTTCGCTGAGGTGCAGCTCGGCGGGGTTGGCCACGGTGACGGTCCAGGTGTGTTGGCGGGTGTGCTTGCCGGAGCCGGAGGTGTAGTCGAATGCGCCCAGGTAGCCGGTGATGGTCGAGATGGTCAGGCCGGTTTCTTCGGTGACTTCGCGGTGCAGCGCGGCGTACAGGTCGGTATCGGTGGGTTCGACCTTGCCGGAGGGCAGTTCCCAGGTGCCGCCGCGGAAGTCGTCGGTGGGGCGTTTGAGCAGGAGGAACGTGCCGTCGTGGTCGATGACGGCGCCGACGACGTGTTGGTCGATGCCGTCGGCGGTGTCGGCGCTGGTGAGTTCGTCCAGGTCGGGTGTGTTCATGCGGAGATACCTTCTTTCAGTTCGTGACGGTGGGTCCGGATTCGGTCGAGTGTGCCGTGCCAGCGTGTCGGCGGTGGGGAACTGTCCCGGACGTCCGGTCTGGTTCCGGCGCTGCGTAAGGATGCGGGGATCCCGATTCGGAGAGCAGCACCGAGTTGGCACGTCCGGGGACCAGCGGAGAACCGCGAGGTTCAGCAGATGACTCGCAGCGGGCAAGATGGTCTCTCACCCACTGGTT
The sequence above is a segment of the Actinopolyspora saharensis genome. Coding sequences within it:
- a CDS encoding AAA domain-containing protein, with amino-acid sequence MITGSEPEEPISDDRPDAEGHHEHHAAEIDPLVDRARRLFRFLGESQRLRTKPVHTVEKYDSVRWLSEIPHHTAIALTGRDDTPDDTDQVLSVARLPHRPPPEPSPELAEWLDTPGDTPERTPQLHNSIPNGNRPRQERDPEQDEPAHLHLDDHPQISRAYDEWIAQWRSWAERELSERPVRELYNELFNTYTELGNNPESLELVLGLGCLSWQPNSELKVKRHLLTTAAEIRLDDSSGTITLTRSNESVDNFSLERDMLSPELITDASKLNELSSEAAQLTAHPLDRTEPADVIRRFVHTLDADGQYHDEDTPSPAKPYPVATFAPAIILRKRSQRGIVHIFDSITEQLAESGTVPAGVRPLVDPDQQPAAEPSTSTNTSTQRETVDDETFLPLPVNEKQLRVVQHVDTKPQTLVQGPPGTGKTHTTAALLAHLLAQGKRVLVTAHTDRALHEVRDKLPDEIKPLSVAVVGTSRQEMSDLRVAVDNIADKAHEHDSEHTAEIAADCSNKIDEARRERARLHHKLITAHRHEHEEHTVAGYHGTLTEIAQQHTAAAEHYEWLAEFVTASSDSTPPLDNTEIDEWYRALFDHTTSAEESWARQRLLEPAELTAPDKFADLVEAEAQAREHERQYEQLKEHAAFAAISALDHATREALRSRLHELADTIDELAHRRETWMSAALDDVLSGRGDLWRSRADKIDELLSRCSTALNQLDQLTEVRVTGEDASTLVNLANGALEQLHKGARIKTRTDGTPKLGLFTAKWIKQAAPLFDQVRVNGTPPTTIDQLQTFLHWVEADRTLTALDQAWPEDVTIPAEDTLRERLDWHSTERNQLGRVLDLGGELDTEQQRLARAGLPKPDWTDLAAVRRYAALDEAATAVEDRATASAPLDELDKHLEETTRWTDTGECVHGLLEAVRARDHENYAAHHRRLLQLLETRRRARRREQLEQRLEEAAPQLRAAIEAHPEDERWSERLADFERAWSWLAVRSWVLEQHTIDENELQARINSLENVIREQTERLCAARAWSHAVDPERLGGSARADLRQYSNLVRRLGKGTGTHAERRRADIRDAMMRCRPSVPVWIMPIYRIAEQFRIQPNMFDVVVVDEASQAGLESIFLQYLAPRMVVIGDDKQVSPMGVGLNQEELHKLAGQYIADDPYRASWEDPQHSLFDDAKMRYGGQITLTEHRRCVPEIIEFSNRIAYRPDNIPLSPVRQYAADRLEPFRARHVTEGYRTGKSNRPEAEAVVEEIVRCLDDPRYAGKTFGVISLMGDDQQARLIERELLERISPQEMESRRLRCGTPPDFQGAERDVVFLSMVEARRADKRMSSLTTLQHVQRYNVAVSRAKDQVWLFHSVSLSELHNREDMRFQLLEHCYGMIDGSARADSGELVGTVSEDQRDTGFDSLFEQRVFNRLVTRGYSVIPQYPVGPYRIDLVVIGTKARMAVECDGDAWHGPEAYERDLARQRELERCGWTFHRIRESSFYVDQARELEALWKALHEQGIHPRGAEPETVDQPDRFVEAALAEAAPVAAAEATPAAPSTAQTTPQVVTEPHRAAVGETAAAPTAVETPEVAATPEAVDTVDTGDTVGAGDVGHDGDGAGLDEHPSTPAESDSGPEPETEARAEDPELTDEGVVAEHAEHVEYSGTLAHPQSLTRKQLAEGMCEIVAVEGPVLGDRLGKLYARAYGGRRTKEITKALHAAISTAVQEGMLVQDTPLEESGIKDRTFRLPEQPPVHVRTAGQRSIEEIPPAELATVLAQQARQHGWQDEKRLFRAVLQRFGRRQLTAKAEQRLRTVKPLATTEEI
- a CDS encoding Imm1 family immunity protein, which gives rise to MIISALVHDRFHHVEHWDDINRVIDEAINRSLPGSADAPLPAGEVAQFYCATQPWTDEVLEWAPDNFLQLASNPSAGYAALTWGGFLGEATMETFVSFSTDAPLSTPPRLVIDPGYPHDHDPRSALPLEQARTALREFWSTGGQRPASVTWVRGDFTGAILQPLPDGVA
- a CDS encoding Imm1 family immunity protein, translating into MIISASHQHEWLHGYDADQVDQVINAVLTQGSPLQPSEVFVGEQTVTLETMDLPEYHVRVCVNPTAGYAALLFTASDLDPDRMWVSFNSKPPLEDPRLASDIDTGRYHDRFTAIPVEQARTALREFWSTGGQRPASVTWVAGDYYGRITERMTVAT
- a CDS encoding Imm1 family immunity protein, with product MTIRAKHFEFEPDSTVTKNLHESTLATGSDVETFLARLLDPNANEAILTHESRPTKQHPLTGRTPPDHSLRIAVAGGYGYAEYTGPGHWCQAVGDPASPEYHTSRSETMRAGNGLSFPTLTRLVTEFLETGELPQLVTWREQADPSVTHPS
- a CDS encoding NUDIX domain-containing protein, with amino-acid sequence MNTPDLDELTSADTADGIDQHVVGAVIDHDGTFLLLKRPTDDFRGGTWELPSGKVEPTDTDLYAALHREVTEETGLTISTITGYLGAFDYTSGSGKHTRQHTWTVTVANPAELHLSEHDESAWVVTTEQHPVSAEIQQLIDTHLSGPTD